Proteins from a single region of Candidatus Nezhaarchaeota archaeon:
- a CDS encoding hydroxymethylglutaryl-CoA reductase, degradative, which produces MRSSRLPSFYKLTLPERLRIVAEWAELSEDEVRVLSAEGGLPVEIADRMVENFVGFMPIPLGIAVNFLINGRDYLVPMAIEEASVIAAASNAAKLARVRGGFKAGASRPVMIGQVQVVDLEDPFKALLRVLRARDEIAEIANRKDPVLVKLGGGVVDVSGRIIDTEVGYMLIVELHVDVRDAMGANAVNSMCEAITPLVEDLTGGRVLLRILTNLAIERLAWAEAVFDKDVIGGGGVVEAILKAYVFATADPFRAATHNKGIMNGVVAVALATGNDTRAVEAGAHAYAAMSGRYQPLTSWWKSEEGHLAGRIELPIAVGIVGGVTAIHPVAKIARKILGVKSATELAEVMAAVGLAQNFAALRALATEGIQRGHMKLHARNLAIAAGARGELIDEVARRMIEEGNIRYDRARQLVSELSGNLS; this is translated from the coding sequence TAGCTGAGTGGGCTGAGCTTAGCGAAGACGAGGTTCGCGTACTGAGCGCTGAAGGAGGGCTGCCAGTAGAGATAGCGGATAGGATGGTAGAGAACTTCGTAGGCTTCATGCCTATCCCGCTAGGAATAGCGGTAAACTTCCTAATAAACGGCCGAGACTACCTGGTACCCATGGCGATAGAGGAGGCTTCAGTCATAGCTGCAGCTAGTAACGCTGCTAAGCTAGCGCGTGTACGCGGAGGCTTTAAGGCTGGAGCGTCGAGGCCGGTAATGATAGGACAGGTCCAAGTAGTAGACCTAGAGGATCCTTTTAAGGCGCTCCTCAGGGTCCTAAGGGCGCGCGACGAAATAGCAGAGATAGCCAATAGAAAGGACCCTGTGCTAGTTAAGCTCGGGGGAGGGGTGGTAGACGTCTCAGGGCGCATCATAGACACTGAGGTGGGCTACATGTTGATTGTTGAGCTGCACGTAGACGTGAGGGACGCGATGGGGGCTAACGCGGTCAATTCAATGTGCGAGGCCATAACGCCTCTAGTAGAAGACCTAACAGGGGGTCGAGTACTACTACGCATCTTAACTAACTTAGCAATAGAGAGGCTAGCCTGGGCTGAAGCAGTGTTCGACAAAGACGTTATAGGAGGAGGGGGCGTAGTTGAAGCGATCCTAAAGGCGTACGTCTTCGCGACGGCCGACCCGTTTAGGGCAGCGACTCACAACAAGGGGATAATGAACGGCGTAGTAGCCGTCGCCCTAGCGACGGGCAATGATACTAGGGCAGTAGAGGCAGGGGCTCACGCCTACGCTGCAATGAGCGGGCGTTATCAGCCCCTCACCTCGTGGTGGAAGAGCGAAGAAGGACACTTAGCTGGAAGGATAGAGCTGCCCATTGCCGTCGGCATAGTTGGAGGAGTCACGGCAATACACCCAGTGGCCAAGATAGCTAGGAAGATACTAGGGGTTAAGTCGGCGACTGAGCTCGCAGAGGTCATGGCCGCTGTCGGCCTAGCCCAGAACTTCGCAGCCCTAAGAGCCCTAGCCACTGAGGGTATTCAGCGGGGGCACATGAAACTTCACGCACGAAACTTAGCCATCGCGGCGGGGGCTAGGGGGGAGCTTATAGACGAAGTGGCTAGGAGGATGATAGAGGAGGGGAACATAAGGTACGATAGGGCTAGACAGCTAGTAAGTGAGCTCAGTGGGAATTTATCTTAA
- a CDS encoding chromatin protein Cren7 produces the protein MPKCPKCGAEVAAPTKKWTLAPKGRKPVTIGLFKCPNGHFFRAGVK, from the coding sequence ATGCCCAAGTGCCCAAAGTGCGGGGCTGAAGTGGCTGCCCCAACCAAGAAGTGGACGCTAGCGCCTAAGGGCCGTAAGCCAGTTACGATAGGGCTCTTTAAGTGCCCAAACGGGCACTTCTTCAGAGCTGGTGTTAAATAG
- a CDS encoding PHP domain-containing protein has translation MAKLDLHVHSSYSIDAKLRPEALVREALRRGLSGVAVTDHGTVEGGLEVKRLSPPGFIAIPGVEAKTLRGELLILFIEEEVRSQNPLEVIDKAKEAGGLIVLPHPFDWIRRSRLRGDEELVKKVDAIEVLNSRCPLMKLNAKAQQLARSLGKPFTAGSDAHFAMELGRAWVAVEASSAEDVRKAILRRQVKIGGGRAPLYVHLMSWLVKEGRRVAKYL, from the coding sequence GTGGCTAAGCTCGATCTACACGTTCACTCGTCCTACTCAATAGACGCTAAGCTGAGGCCTGAGGCTTTAGTCAGGGAGGCCTTGAGGAGAGGCTTAAGCGGGGTGGCGGTCACGGACCATGGGACCGTCGAGGGAGGCCTCGAGGTAAAGAGGCTTAGCCCACCGGGCTTCATAGCTATTCCAGGCGTGGAGGCTAAGACGCTGCGGGGAGAGCTATTAATCCTCTTCATCGAGGAGGAAGTTCGCTCACAAAACCCCCTAGAGGTTATTGATAAGGCGAAGGAGGCCGGGGGGTTAATTGTACTACCGCACCCCTTCGACTGGATTAGGCGGTCAAGGCTCAGGGGGGATGAAGAGCTAGTTAAGAAGGTAGATGCCATAGAGGTGCTTAACTCACGCTGCCCATTAATGAAGCTAAATGCTAAAGCTCAGCAGCTAGCGAGAAGCTTAGGTAAGCCGTTTACAGCAGGTAGCGACGCCCACTTCGCCATGGAGCTCGGTAGAGCCTGGGTAGCTGTAGAAGCCAGCAGTGCTGAGGATGTCAGGAAAGCTATACTGAGGAGGCAGGTTAAGATAGGCGGGGGGAGGGCGCCCCTCTACGTACACTTAATGAGTTGGCTAGTAAAGGAGGGCAGGAGGGTCGCTAAGTACCTCTAA
- a CDS encoding DUF2192 domain-containing protein — MPAAAYRNHVEACSEVLAKALASRVQDRGVVVELLKQSYEARKIEPLRGWSAHELYDKEMALLYAVGRYGLGLSFSEYPFLAKVFHKEVAYEEAYRDILSGAPVEEALRARLGKFSQEELFRVLRLAASLVVLGLEPEEGLVKVFHKAYSELSSLRLNLFSFMRFYVALRVAEQIANGGVRTRSEKEALKLALCLRLGASSMAPPDELIRLVSKLVFRVPDRRLDRVLS; from the coding sequence ATGCCCGCGGCTGCCTATAGAAATCACGTCGAGGCCTGCAGCGAGGTCTTGGCCAAGGCCCTAGCTAGTAGAGTTCAAGATAGGGGTGTCGTGGTTGAATTGCTTAAGCAGAGCTATGAAGCGAGGAAGATAGAGCCCCTTAGAGGCTGGTCCGCTCACGAGCTGTACGATAAGGAGATGGCTTTGCTCTACGCAGTAGGTAGGTACGGCCTAGGCCTTTCCTTCTCTGAATACCCCTTCTTAGCCAAGGTTTTCCATAAGGAGGTGGCCTACGAAGAGGCTTACCGAGACATACTATCAGGAGCCCCAGTGGAAGAGGCCTTGAGGGCGAGGCTAGGCAAGTTTTCTCAGGAGGAGCTATTTAGGGTCTTGAGGCTAGCGGCCTCCCTCGTCGTCCTCGGCCTCGAGCCTGAAGAAGGCCTAGTTAAGGTGTTCCATAAGGCCTACTCTGAGCTAAGCTCGCTGAGGCTTAACCTATTCTCGTTCATGAGGTTCTACGTGGCTCTACGCGTAGCTGAGCAAATCGCTAATGGAGGAGTGAGGACTAGGAGTGAGAAGGAGGCGCTTAAGCTAGCGCTGTGTCTACGCCTAGGTGCCTCGAGCATGGCCCCCCCGGACGAATTAATTAGGCTCGTCTCTAAGCTGGTGTTTAGGGTTCCAGATAGAAGGCTAGATAGGGTGCTGAGCTAG
- a CDS encoding YkgJ family cysteine cluster protein produces the protein MAAPRGHQYVPWRRVPSWACIRCGGCCRHFLVTLTPGEALNLTRKYGIPMLIKGVKYIMPCKADGSCVFLAEDNGAARCTIYFERPYVCRMYPFHVSQRDLGGGSEAIYVDRDGTGLYVYVDVACRGVGRGVPIEKLIPLAVRLWRKMAGA, from the coding sequence GTGGCAGCTCCGCGAGGCCATCAGTACGTGCCTTGGAGAAGGGTCCCTAGCTGGGCGTGTATAAGGTGTGGAGGCTGCTGTAGGCATTTCCTAGTCACTTTGACGCCAGGGGAGGCCTTGAACTTAACTAGGAAGTACGGGATCCCGATGCTCATTAAGGGGGTTAAGTACATAATGCCCTGCAAGGCAGACGGTAGCTGCGTATTCCTCGCTGAAGATAACGGAGCGGCTAGGTGCACAATATACTTCGAGAGGCCGTACGTATGCCGCATGTACCCCTTCCACGTATCTCAAAGGGATCTGGGAGGGGGGAGCGAGGCAATATACGTAGATCGCGATGGAACAGGGCTTTACGTATACGTAGACGTGGCTTGTAGAGGAGTAGGGAGGGGGGTCCCCATTGAGAAGCTCATCCCCCTCGCTGTTAGGCTCTGGAGGAAGATGGCTGGAGCCTAG
- a CDS encoding CBS domain-containing protein, with the protein MWLPLGKELKRLREEAGLTQRQLAQLAGVSQSLISRIECGTADPRASTLRRILTALAWARREVKVKEVMHSPVVTVDALDTVEKAVDVMEKLGISQIPVLDDGKVVGCIYESSLLKALRRSGDPLGLLKMRALEVMEEPLPMLNPQSSLEEAYVLLLSGKPAVLIVEQGRPVGIVTKIDIVAKMARLQPSSSRA; encoded by the coding sequence TTGTGGCTCCCCTTAGGCAAGGAGCTTAAGAGGCTTAGAGAAGAGGCAGGGCTAACTCAACGCCAGTTGGCTCAGCTTGCAGGCGTAAGCCAGTCCTTAATATCTAGGATTGAGTGTGGTACTGCAGACCCTCGAGCGTCAACGCTGAGGAGAATCCTAACCGCGCTAGCTTGGGCTAGGAGGGAGGTTAAGGTCAAGGAGGTTATGCACAGCCCCGTAGTGACGGTCGATGCCCTAGATACTGTAGAGAAGGCCGTAGATGTTATGGAGAAGCTTGGGATTTCACAAATACCTGTGCTCGACGACGGCAAGGTCGTAGGGTGTATTTACGAGTCTAGCTTACTAAAGGCCTTGAGGAGGAGCGGGGATCCACTAGGGCTGCTAAAGATGAGGGCGCTGGAGGTTATGGAGGAGCCTCTACCTATGCTAAATCCTCAAAGCAGCCTAGAGGAGGCCTATGTACTATTACTTAGCGGTAAGCCAGCTGTACTCATTGTTGAGCAAGGTAGGCCGGTGGGCATTGTAACTAAGATAGACATAGTCGCTAAGATGGCTAGGCTCCAGCCATCTTCCTCCAGAGCCTAA
- a CDS encoding class I SAM-dependent methyltransferase family protein, whose translation MARRNSPLVRAALRTCPLGLAKRVVKSFDVVGDIAVIKVPPELVEHRHSLAKALLEELPHVKAVFRQSSPHVGDYRLRGLEWLAGEHRTVTIHREHGCYFKVDLAKAYFTPRLSYERLRVASLASEGELVFNMFAGVGCFSILLAKLRGAEVVSVDLNADAAKLMAENVELNRVRGLVHVVRGDSKLLGLVGKPGWADRVLMPLPLKSLEFLDAAVHVSKLRGVIHFYGEARGSRTEALRKVWLSVERRARELGAKVCLLNSRVVREVGPRVFQVAIDLRLEGKAGF comes from the coding sequence TTGGCTAGGCGCAATAGTCCGTTAGTTAGGGCGGCTCTAAGGACCTGCCCCTTAGGCTTAGCTAAGCGCGTCGTTAAGAGCTTCGACGTCGTAGGGGACATAGCAGTGATTAAGGTGCCCCCCGAGCTCGTGGAGCACAGGCACAGCCTCGCTAAGGCGCTTCTCGAAGAGCTTCCCCACGTCAAGGCGGTCTTTAGGCAGAGCTCTCCTCACGTAGGTGACTATAGGCTGAGGGGGCTTGAGTGGTTGGCTGGCGAGCATAGGACTGTGACTATTCACCGTGAGCATGGGTGCTACTTTAAGGTCGACTTAGCCAAGGCATACTTCACACCTAGGCTTTCCTATGAGAGGCTTCGAGTAGCTAGCTTAGCTAGTGAAGGGGAGCTCGTCTTTAATATGTTCGCTGGTGTAGGCTGCTTCTCGATCCTCCTAGCGAAGTTGAGGGGGGCTGAAGTAGTGTCGGTGGACCTAAACGCTGACGCGGCTAAGCTAATGGCTGAGAACGTTGAGCTAAATAGAGTGCGAGGGCTAGTTCACGTGGTACGCGGGGACTCGAAGCTACTAGGGCTAGTAGGTAAGCCTGGCTGGGCGGACAGGGTCCTCATGCCGCTACCGCTAAAGTCCCTGGAGTTCTTAGACGCAGCCGTCCACGTCTCTAAGCTGCGCGGGGTCATTCACTTTTACGGGGAGGCGCGTGGAAGTAGGACGGAGGCCTTGAGGAAGGTGTGGCTTAGCGTAGAGCGTAGGGCTAGGGAGCTAGGGGCTAAGGTGTGCTTATTAAACAGTAGAGTGGTGAGGGAAGTAGGCCCTAGGGTGTTTCAAGTAGCCATAGACCTGAGGCTTGAGGGCAAGGCAGGCTTTTAG
- a CDS encoding lactate racemase domain-containing protein produces the protein MIAEVEEALSSLRVRARWLRPRRVGEPLGLDEAFRRALANPLRAPNLLEERGVERAAIIIPDHTRPPSPFLAKLVGVVEALAREVVVVVAGGTHQPPPLSRIRDALGGLVEKSWFRLRHSYAQSHPSNFKGLGVTSRGTPIEVNREVAEADLVVSTLCVRPHYFAGWEGGCKAILPGCSSLNSIRHNHSLAVGCPEARELRAEGNPVRMDMEEAGMSLARRTRYRVLDWVIDSYGGLAAAYYGDPVGAHRASAQAALNYYVVEAPPSQAVVTIARPPIGSTLFQALKAYHLACSVEPRQGKLKVVLAAPMDEGVGSKEFAEEVVRYANRSCEEVVKELKERMMRGEFSEVFPKLARMAMDSQRAKLIVASPSAASDVKTLLEKANIPFYEDLAEALRGIEEAVVLPYGDTSVPVSPGSSRNTFMMSV, from the coding sequence TTGATAGCTGAAGTAGAAGAGGCGCTAAGTAGCTTAAGAGTAAGAGCCAGGTGGCTAAGGCCTAGGCGTGTAGGCGAGCCGCTGGGCCTTGACGAGGCTTTTAGGAGGGCACTGGCTAACCCTCTCAGGGCCCCTAACCTACTTGAGGAGAGGGGGGTTGAGAGGGCGGCCATAATCATTCCAGACCACACTAGGCCCCCCAGCCCCTTCCTAGCTAAGCTCGTAGGCGTGGTTGAGGCGCTGGCTCGCGAAGTAGTAGTCGTTGTGGCTGGGGGGACCCATCAGCCCCCTCCCCTCTCAAGGATTAGGGACGCGCTAGGGGGGCTAGTCGAGAAGAGCTGGTTTAGGCTTAGGCACTCCTACGCTCAAAGCCACCCCTCGAACTTCAAGGGCCTAGGGGTAACGTCCCGCGGCACGCCGATTGAGGTAAACCGCGAAGTGGCTGAAGCCGACTTAGTAGTGTCTACGCTATGCGTAAGGCCTCACTACTTCGCTGGATGGGAGGGGGGGTGTAAGGCCATACTTCCAGGGTGCAGTAGCTTAAACAGCATAAGACATAACCACTCACTAGCTGTAGGCTGCCCTGAGGCGAGGGAGCTTAGAGCAGAGGGCAACCCAGTCAGAATGGACATGGAGGAAGCTGGGATGAGCCTGGCCAGGAGGACTAGGTATAGAGTACTGGACTGGGTTATTGACTCCTACGGAGGGCTCGCTGCAGCGTATTATGGAGACCCCGTGGGGGCACATAGAGCATCTGCGCAAGCCGCCTTAAATTACTACGTGGTCGAGGCCCCTCCTAGCCAAGCAGTCGTAACTATAGCTAGGCCCCCGATAGGCTCTACTCTATTCCAAGCCTTAAAGGCCTACCACTTAGCGTGCAGCGTGGAGCCTAGGCAGGGGAAATTAAAGGTGGTATTAGCAGCACCTATGGATGAAGGGGTCGGCAGTAAGGAATTCGCTGAGGAGGTCGTTAGGTATGCTAATAGGTCCTGCGAGGAGGTCGTGAAGGAGCTTAAGGAGAGGATGATGAGGGGGGAGTTTAGCGAGGTCTTCCCTAAGCTAGCTAGGATGGCCATGGACTCTCAGCGCGCTAAGCTAATCGTCGCTAGCCCCTCAGCAGCTAGCGACGTAAAGACGCTGCTAGAGAAGGCTAACATACCCTTCTACGAAGACCTAGCTGAGGCTTTAAGAGGCATAGAAGAGGCTGTAGTGCTACCCTATGGAGACACTTCAGTCCCTGTCTCACCTGGGAGCTCCAGGAACACCTTCATGATGTCGGTGTAG